A genomic segment from Nocardia cyriacigeorgica GUH-2 encodes:
- a CDS encoding flavodoxin family protein, with translation MTELNAVALVCTLKKSPAESSSDLLASQLLAEFARHDVRGEIVRVVDYDVLPGITPDEGDGDQWPRIRERILAADILLVSTPTWLGHMSSVAQRMLERLDAELSNTDDRGRPVMFGKVATAAVVGNEDGAHKIIADLFQALDDIGFTIPGQGGTYWNGEAMSGVDYLDLDSVPKAVATTNATLARNAAHLARLLRAEPYPA, from the coding sequence ATGACCGAGCTCAATGCCGTGGCACTGGTGTGCACGTTGAAGAAATCGCCCGCCGAATCCAGTAGTGATCTGCTGGCGAGCCAACTGCTGGCCGAATTCGCTCGCCACGACGTGCGCGGTGAGATCGTGCGGGTGGTCGACTACGACGTGCTGCCCGGGATCACCCCCGATGAGGGCGACGGCGATCAGTGGCCGCGGATTCGCGAGCGCATCCTGGCCGCCGACATCCTGCTCGTGTCCACACCGACGTGGCTGGGCCACATGTCCTCGGTCGCGCAGCGGATGCTCGAACGGCTCGACGCCGAACTGTCCAATACCGACGACCGCGGCCGCCCCGTCATGTTCGGCAAGGTCGCCACGGCGGCGGTGGTCGGCAACGAGGACGGCGCGCACAAGATCATCGCCGATCTGTTCCAGGCACTCGACGACATCGGGTTCACCATTCCCGGCCAGGGCGGGACCTATTGGAACGGCGAGGCCATGAGCGGTGTCGACTACCTGGACCTGGATTCGGTGCCCAAGGCCGTCGCCACCACGAACGCGACCCTGGCGCGCAACGCCGCGCACCTGGCGCGGCTGCTGCGGGCCGAGCCCTACCCGGCCTGA
- a CDS encoding Dps family protein, which produces MSVPIKSTLDAEAQRITGDALRASVVDLIDLSLIAKQAHWNVVGPNFRPLHLALDELVTAARGFTDDVAERATSIGVSPDGRAQTVAKEAAGLGFPDGWQQDTDVITAIVDNLATVIGRFRERIDTTEKSDPVTQDLFIEIAARLEQLHWMWQAQLATA; this is translated from the coding sequence ATGTCGGTTCCCATCAAGAGCACCCTCGACGCCGAAGCGCAGCGCATCACCGGTGACGCCCTGCGAGCGAGCGTGGTCGATCTCATCGATCTGTCGCTGATCGCCAAACAAGCCCACTGGAATGTCGTCGGCCCGAACTTCCGTCCCCTGCATCTGGCCTTGGACGAGCTGGTGACCGCCGCGCGTGGATTCACCGACGACGTGGCCGAGCGCGCCACCTCGATCGGCGTCAGCCCCGACGGGCGGGCGCAGACGGTGGCCAAGGAAGCGGCCGGGCTCGGCTTCCCCGACGGCTGGCAGCAGGACACCGACGTCATCACCGCGATCGTGGACAACCTGGCCACCGTCATCGGCCGGTTCCGCGAGCGCATCGACACCACCGAGAAGTCCGATCCGGTGACCCAGGATCTGTTCATCGAGATCGCCGCCCGGCTCGAGCAACTGCACTGGATGTGGCAGGCCCAGCTGGCCACGGCCTGA
- a CDS encoding NAD-dependent epimerase/dehydratase family protein: MTLSVVVGAGGVGTITAHLLADAGHEVRLITRSGNGPQDSRIQCVAADAGDTARLIELTTGAQTLFNCAAPPYHRWHTDLLPLFGSLLATAEATRADYVMLGNLYGYGAPTAPMTEDLPMAPNSVKGRIRAQAWQEALAAHEAGRVRVTEVRSSDFLGRGGQSNFAILVAPKVIAGKTALFPADLDAPHSWTGTGDAARTLVTVAQDDRAWGRAWHVPSNPPVTPRQLADRLAAVAGASPARLRRMPGWMLRAAGLFSPVARELPEVLYQLDRPFVLDSTLTEKTFGLAPTSLDTILREMTP, translated from the coding sequence ATGACACTGTCTGTTGTGGTCGGCGCCGGTGGCGTCGGCACGATCACCGCGCACCTGCTCGCCGATGCCGGGCACGAAGTCCGCCTGATCACCCGCAGCGGAAACGGGCCGCAGGACAGTCGGATCCAGTGCGTCGCCGCCGATGCCGGTGACACCGCCCGGCTGATCGAACTGACCACCGGCGCGCAGACCCTGTTCAACTGCGCCGCGCCGCCGTATCACCGCTGGCATACCGACCTGCTGCCGCTGTTCGGGTCGCTGCTGGCAACCGCGGAGGCCACCCGCGCCGACTACGTCATGCTCGGCAATCTCTACGGGTACGGCGCCCCCACCGCGCCGATGACCGAGGATCTGCCGATGGCGCCGAACTCGGTCAAAGGGCGGATTCGCGCGCAGGCCTGGCAGGAGGCGCTGGCCGCGCACGAGGCGGGCCGGGTGCGGGTCACCGAGGTGCGGTCGAGCGATTTCCTCGGCCGCGGCGGCCAGTCGAACTTCGCGATCCTGGTGGCACCCAAGGTGATAGCGGGCAAGACGGCGCTGTTCCCGGCGGATCTGGACGCACCACACAGCTGGACCGGCACCGGCGACGCGGCCCGCACACTCGTCACCGTCGCGCAGGATGACCGAGCGTGGGGCCGGGCTTGGCACGTCCCCAGCAACCCACCCGTCACACCGCGTCAGCTGGCCGACCGGCTCGCGGCCGTCGCCGGAGCGTCCCCGGCCAGGCTGCGCCGCATGCCGGGCTGGATGCTGCGGGCCGCCGGCCTGTTCTCCCCGGTCGCCCGGGAACTTCCCGAGGTGCTGTACCAGCTCGACCGCCCGTTCGTCCTCGACTCCACGCTGACCGAAAAGACCTTCGGCCTCGCACCCACCTCCCTCGACACCATCCTGCGGGAGATGACGCCCTGA
- a CDS encoding PucR family transcriptional regulator — MSVAASAEPFLTSSGRPVSTPLKDVRTISRQMVGHFIENVVPCATLPGEALDGDITTVTRVCLELTNSMLDGRDLRGRTERVQDAAADWAREGIPIDTIHHAIHEGFKLGFDLILENGTIHDFDTAVGVARRLMDAQDMINSAVSVAYVRELRSVVSEHHTAVHTLTSALLGGQSTSTMARECGIEVADRYHVVALELPPHPEEQVSALDEKVVARRKLRRVQAELANRCAGKVLSLLSVDGGTLLLPATEFTDADLDALIENLSRAGQVPIRAVAMTATPAQVPAVAEQVHELVDIVHLLGGASKVYRPHELAFEYQLTRPGPARDYLSSVLDSLEAHPELLTTLEVHMATNMQRSRSARRLFVHTNTVDYRLKRIGQITGFDPNDVTGLCYLRAALLIRAHRGRSTADVA; from the coding sequence ATGTCTGTCGCAGCCTCCGCCGAACCATTTCTCACCTCCTCCGGTCGGCCGGTATCCACACCACTCAAGGATGTACGGACCATTTCCCGTCAAATGGTGGGCCATTTCATCGAAAACGTCGTCCCGTGCGCCACGCTGCCCGGCGAAGCGCTCGACGGTGATATCACCACCGTGACGCGGGTCTGCCTGGAATTGACCAACAGCATGCTCGACGGCCGCGATCTACGTGGCCGCACCGAACGGGTGCAGGACGCCGCCGCCGATTGGGCGCGCGAAGGCATTCCGATCGACACCATTCATCACGCCATCCACGAAGGTTTCAAGCTCGGTTTCGATCTGATCCTGGAAAACGGCACGATCCACGACTTCGATACCGCGGTCGGGGTGGCCCGGCGGTTGATGGACGCCCAGGATATGATCAACTCCGCGGTCTCGGTGGCCTATGTCCGCGAACTGCGTTCGGTGGTCAGCGAACACCACACCGCGGTGCACACGCTGACCTCGGCACTGCTGGGCGGCCAGAGCACCTCCACCATGGCCCGCGAATGCGGCATCGAGGTCGCCGACCGCTATCACGTGGTGGCACTGGAGCTTCCACCGCATCCGGAGGAGCAGGTCTCCGCCCTGGACGAGAAGGTGGTCGCGCGCCGCAAGCTGCGTCGGGTACAAGCCGAGCTGGCCAACCGGTGCGCGGGCAAGGTGCTGTCGCTGCTGAGCGTCGACGGGGGCACCCTGCTACTACCCGCCACCGAATTCACCGACGCCGATCTCGACGCACTGATCGAAAACCTCTCCCGCGCAGGGCAGGTGCCGATCCGCGCAGTGGCGATGACGGCCACGCCCGCACAGGTCCCGGCCGTCGCCGAGCAGGTCCACGAGCTCGTCGACATCGTCCATCTGCTCGGCGGGGCGAGCAAGGTGTATCGCCCGCACGAGCTGGCCTTCGAATACCAGCTGACCCGGCCCGGGCCCGCCCGCGACTACCTCAGCTCGGTGCTGGACTCCCTCGAAGCCCACCCGGAACTGCTCACCACCCTCGAGGTCCATATGGCCACGAATATGCAGCGCTCCCGCTCGGCCCGGCGCCTGTTCGTGCACACCAACACCGTGGACTACCGGTTGAAACGCATCGGCCAGATCACCGGCTTCGACCCCAATGATGTGACCGGCCTGTGCTATCTGCGCGCGGCACTGCTGATTCGCGCCCATCGCGGGCGCAGCACCGCCGACGTCGCTTGA
- a CDS encoding low affinity iron permease family protein, translating to MTEKRGRALLPSDVTGKQSIFDRFATQAAAMVSKAWFFAFCVLIVLVWAPSILVLRNIDSWQLVINTATTIITFLLVALLQNTQTRSDDAVQHKLNAIADALGDLMDELGPEYPGLRQHREELTDAVGLERHESS from the coding sequence ATGACCGAGAAGCGAGGCCGTGCGCTTCTGCCGTCCGATGTCACCGGCAAACAATCGATCTTCGACCGGTTCGCCACCCAGGCGGCGGCCATGGTGTCGAAGGCCTGGTTCTTCGCCTTCTGTGTGCTGATCGTGCTGGTCTGGGCACCGAGCATCCTGGTGTTGCGCAATATCGATAGCTGGCAGCTGGTGATCAACACCGCCACCACGATCATCACCTTCCTGCTGGTCGCGCTGCTGCAGAACACCCAGACCCGCTCCGATGACGCCGTGCAGCACAAACTCAATGCCATCGCCGACGCCCTGGGTGATCTGATGGACGAACTCGGTCCCGAATATCCGGGCCTGCGCCAGCATCGCGAGGAACTCACCGACGCCGTCGGCCTGGAGCGGCACGAGTCCAGCTGA